In the genome of Hyphomicrobium sp. CS1GBMeth3, the window CGGGTGAGACGAGGCCGCCCGGCAGCCGCAGGCGGATCATGAAGCTGTAGGCTTTTTCCAGCTTCTTCTTCGCCCGCTCACCGCGCACGTCGCGGTGGTCCTGCATGTAGGAGCCGTGGAACTTGATGAGCTGCGTATCGTCCTCGGAGATGGCTCCGGTCTCGACGTGCGAAAGGCCGTCGACGATGGTGCCGCGGAGATAGTGGCTCTCTTCCTTCAGGAACTCGTTGCGGGCGCGTTTGTCGGTCATGGTCGGTCGCCTTGTGTCTTTTTTCTCTCCCTGCTGCGCCGGGTGAGGAAAGGACCGGGAGAGGGAGATTGCCCTCTCGCCTGACCCTCGTCCCGCGCGCGGGAGATAGACTTCGTCGTCAGTAAACGTCGCGTTGGTAACGGCCGGTCTTCGTGAGCTCCTTGAGCTTCACGCGGCCCGCCTCCTCGTCCCCCTTGGCGGTTTCGGCAAGGATCTTGACCAGCGTCGCATCGACGTCCTTGGCCATGCCCTTCTCGTCACCGCAGACGTAGACGTGCGCGCCCTCGTCGAGCCACTTCCGCAGCTCCTCACGGCGCTCCCACAGCCTTTGCTGGACGTAGATCTTCTCAGGCTGATCGCGTGAGAAGGCGACATCGATGCGCGTCAGCGCGCCGGAGGCGAGGTGGTCTTGCCATTCCAACTGGTAGAGGAAGTCGTTCGAGAAATTGCGCTCGCCGAAGAACAGCCAGCTCTTGCCGGCGGCGCCGGTCTCGACGCGCTCCTCGATGAAGCCGCGGTAGGGCGCAACGCCGGTGCCGGCGCCGATCATGATGATCGGCCGGTTGGCATCGGCAGGCAGGCTGAAGTGGCGGTTCGGCTTCACGTAGATGCGCGCGGTGCCACCGACCTTGCAGCGATCGGCGAGATAGGTCGAGGTGACTCCGTTGCGCGAGCGCCCGTGGGACGACCAGCGCACGGCGCCGACGAGCAGATGCGCTTCACCCGGGTGTGCCTTGAGGCTCGAAGCGACGGAATAGAGCCGGCCCGGCAGCGGGCGCAAAAGCTTCGCGAACTGGTCGGCCGTAAGGTTCTCCGGGAAGCTCTCGAACAAGTCGACGAGTTGTCGGTCGCTCGCAAAGCGCGCGAACTCGTCGCCTTCGAGCAGCTTGGCGATATCCGCGCGACCTGTCAGCTTGGCATAGCTGTCGACAGCCGGTCGCGACAGCGTGGTGATATCGAAGCTCTTCACGAGCTTCTCTTTCAGCGCATCGTTGCCGGCGAGCCCGACAGCCTTGAGGATGTCCTCGGCTAGGTCCGGATCGTTCTCGGGATAGAGGCCGACGGCGTCGCCGGGCTTGTAGACGAAAGCCGGGTCGTCAAAGGCAAACTCGGCGTGCCAGGTCTCGCGCGTGGAGCCGGTGCCGTTCAGGTTGATCAGCGCCGAGATCTCAGCTTCGAGCGGGTTCTCGGAGGTATAACGCGGCTCGTCGTCTTCGACCGCGGGCGCGCCCTTGAAGTCGACGTGCACGACGGTCGCCGCGGACGCGTCGGCAGGCGGCGCGAAGACCTCCAGCGCCTTGTCGGTCCAAGCGGCAGCGGCCTTCTGGAAATCGAGATCGAGATCCTGGCGGTCGGCAACGCGTGTTGCGCCCAGCGCCTCGAGACGGGCGTCGATCTGTTTGCCTGTCTGGCAGAAGTTGACGTAGGCCGTGTCACCGAGCGCAAGCACGGCGAAGCGCACGCCGTCGAAGCGCGGGGCGCCATCTGCCATCAGGGCAGCATGGAAATCGGCGGCGCGCTGCGGCGGGTCGCCCTCGCCCCAGGTCGAGATGTAGACGATCAGGTTCTTCGACTTGGTGATGGTAGCCAGATCGGCATCCGCCATATCGACGATCTTGGCATCGAAGCTCAGCTTGGCCGCGAGCTTCTTGG includes:
- a CDS encoding flavodoxin domain-containing protein; its protein translation is MTAVPFLPKNAPFTAEDIDVLNQLVQRSTPLQRSWLSGFLAGLDAAQAQGGAAIAPVAQAPRPRQPLTILYGSESGNTEALAMKAKKLAAKLSFDAKIVDMADADLATITKSKNLIVYISTWGEGDPPQRAADFHAALMADGAPRFDGVRFAVLALGDTAYVNFCQTGKQIDARLEALGATRVADRQDLDLDFQKAAAAWTDKALEVFAPPADASAATVVHVDFKGAPAVEDDEPRYTSENPLEAEISALINLNGTGSTRETWHAEFAFDDPAFVYKPGDAVGLYPENDPDLAEDILKAVGLAGNDALKEKLVKSFDITTLSRPAVDSYAKLTGRADIAKLLEGDEFARFASDRQLVDLFESFPENLTADQFAKLLRPLPGRLYSVASSLKAHPGEAHLLVGAVRWSSHGRSRNGVTSTYLADRCKVGGTARIYVKPNRHFSLPADANRPIIMIGAGTGVAPYRGFIEERVETGAAGKSWLFFGERNFSNDFLYQLEWQDHLASGALTRIDVAFSRDQPEKIYVQQRLWERREELRKWLDEGAHVYVCGDEKGMAKDVDATLVKILAETAKGDEEAGRVKLKELTKTGRYQRDVY